One Thermodesulfobacteriota bacterium DNA window includes the following coding sequences:
- a CDS encoding ABC transporter substrate-binding protein — MKRLPTILFTITLICLLCTGARSGYAEEIRGVTEDTVKIGLLADQTGLAASVTVPMTEAARVYFRNINDMGGISGRKIVTILEDDRYSIPGAIAAFKKLIFKDKVFAILFNGGLGQTLALERQIEKLKVPVIPLTIADKLTTPLRKYVFTMSASYDDGLKIIIDYIMGDLKAKHPKISHVYPDIEFGKSGVETVERYLPKYNLKLVSKEIVAVPDIDATSQVLRSIKTNPDYIIFNSAAAGCIAFLKGAKKYGLKSKIIGGFYLSTEDIISSCGDAAKDLLAVSPFCYWYDDSPGMVELRKITMKYQPQTKSKTRSYTQGWIVSLIFAEGLKRSGRNLTPDTLVEALESFDKFSSGGISTPVSYSKTNHKGGRGFKIYKADLERETYVPITDYRDPAFQD, encoded by the coding sequence ATGAAAAGATTACCAACCATTCTATTCACGATAACACTAATATGTCTCTTATGTACAGGTGCAAGGTCGGGTTATGCGGAAGAGATCAGGGGGGTAACTGAGGACACCGTGAAGATTGGATTACTTGCTGACCAGACAGGTCTCGCTGCCTCAGTGACTGTCCCCATGACCGAAGCAGCAAGGGTGTACTTTAGGAACATCAATGATATGGGGGGTATAAGTGGCAGGAAAATAGTAACCATACTTGAAGACGATCGCTACAGTATTCCCGGAGCTATAGCGGCTTTCAAAAAATTAATCTTCAAAGATAAAGTTTTCGCCATCCTTTTTAACGGAGGACTTGGGCAGACCTTAGCTCTCGAGCGGCAGATCGAAAAACTGAAAGTCCCTGTAATACCGTTAACCATTGCAGATAAACTCACCACCCCTCTGAGAAAATATGTGTTCACAATGTCAGCGAGTTATGATGATGGGCTAAAGATTATCATAGATTATATTATGGGGGACTTGAAGGCAAAACACCCGAAAATCTCCCATGTTTATCCTGACATTGAATTCGGCAAGAGTGGTGTGGAGACAGTTGAAAGATACCTTCCAAAATATAACTTAAAATTGGTGAGCAAAGAGATCGTTGCCGTGCCGGATATTGACGCTACTTCCCAGGTTTTGAGATCAATTAAAACGAATCCTGACTATATAATATTTAACTCGGCCGCTGCAGGCTGTATAGCCTTCTTGAAAGGCGCAAAGAAATATGGCTTGAAAAGTAAGATAATTGGAGGTTTTTATCTTAGTACAGAGGATATTATATCGAGCTGCGGTGATGCTGCAAAAGACCTTCTCGCAGTAAGCCCCTTTTGCTATTGGTACGACGACAGCCCGGGAATGGTTGAACTGAGAAAAATTACGATGAAGTATCAACCTCAGACGAAGTCGAAGACAAGAAGTTACACTCAGGGTTGGATAGTTTCACTGATCTTCGCAGAGGGGTTAAAGAGATCTGGTAGAAATTTAACCCCTGACACCCTGGTTGAGGCTTTAGAATCCTTTGATAAGTTTAGCAGTGGTGGTATCTCAACTCCTGTTAGCTACAGTAAAACCAATCATAAAGGTGGAAGGGGCTTCAAAATATATAAAGCTGACTTGGAAAGAGAGACCTATGTACCCATTACTGATTATAGGGACCCGGCTTTTCAAGATTGA
- a CDS encoding GntR family transcriptional regulator yields MEDLHILLKSDSEKPSREGIVRLLREAIYSGQLPPGMRLIESELAEKMQVGRTPLREAIRQLEAEELIKVVPNKGATVVSYSRDDMREIYRICAVLEGMAASLAVENLSLSELDKIKTMHTSMETRELQAEMRKWFLTNRELHSVYLRCCQSPRLLKLIKQQISQLDRYWFILLSIPGMMEQSVSQHTEIIHAFEKRDSDLVRRLVEDHILSVGFLLVAHLESIYPAVF; encoded by the coding sequence ATGGAAGATCTCCATATTTTGCTTAAATCTGACTCAGAGAAACCTTCAAGAGAAGGTATAGTCAGATTGCTAAGGGAGGCTATCTATTCTGGCCAGCTTCCTCCTGGTATGAGACTGATAGAATCAGAATTGGCAGAAAAGATGCAGGTTGGGAGGACCCCCTTAAGGGAAGCCATTCGTCAGTTGGAGGCAGAAGAGTTAATTAAAGTAGTTCCAAACAAAGGGGCTACAGTTGTGAGTTATTCTAGGGATGATATGAGGGAGATATACAGAATTTGTGCAGTCCTGGAGGGAATGGCGGCTTCTTTGGCAGTTGAGAACTTAAGTCTATCCGAATTAGATAAGATCAAGACAATGCATACCAGTATGGAAACCAGAGAATTGCAGGCAGAGATGCGGAAGTGGTTTTTGACAAATAGGGAACTACACTCGGTTTATCTTAGATGTTGTCAATCTCCAAGATTACTGAAACTCATTAAACAGCAGATTAGCCAGCTGGACAGGTACTGGTTTATACTGCTTTCAATCCCTGGTATGATGGAGCAAAGCGTTTCACAACATACCGAAATTATACATGCATTTGAGAAAAGGGATTCTGATCTCGTAAGAAGGTTGGTAGAAGACCATATATTATCAGTGGGGTTTTTGCTGGTAGCTCATCTTGAGTCCATTTATCCAGCAGTTTTTTAA
- a CDS encoding methylmalonyl-CoA mutase family protein, producing the protein MNDKKDNLLIVDRWLEKPPSLETRSGMPVKEHYGPEDLRDFNYDKELSNPGEYPFTRGIHQNMYRGKIWTRRLFCGVGTPEYTNRKLKYQIEHGQSGIIITPDMPTNHGGIDPDHPIARGFAAIQGAPIHSIEDTDVMFKGIDLDHVSVAFQWNNMSALVTLACFIASAQKRGYDIGCLRGSIINEPLHSFFSNPSAPFENLELQKKVCVDIIEYCTRNMPYWHPQVINGYDISQTGINAYQELGFSLALAKTYIRAALERGLEIDQFGGRIMLVFTSDMDFLEQIAKLRAARRMWAKMMREEFGAKNLKVCRPFITVHTDGASLTAQQPVNNIVRITLEVLAAVLGGVQSIDPCGYDEAHCIPSYEAALTSLNIQNIIALESNVVNTADPLGGSYYLECLTNEVEKQANAYLQKIEALGGIIPAIESGWVHKETREAATKREEEIEEKKRILVGVNELAIPREQEVPIPISRDAWLDSSAENDLVDIFRKFKESRNVQEVKESLKYVQEEAKKQKNLMPSAIEAVKARATMSEIIGIIREAYGLSYDPFNMIKNPFWEVKNG; encoded by the coding sequence ATGAACGATAAAAAAGACAACCTGCTTATAGTAGACCGCTGGCTGGAAAAACCTCCCAGCTTGGAGACCAGATCAGGTATGCCAGTAAAGGAACACTATGGCCCTGAAGATCTTCGCGACTTTAATTATGATAAGGAGTTGAGTAACCCCGGAGAGTATCCTTTTACCCGGGGAATTCATCAGAACATGTACCGGGGAAAGATATGGACAAGACGCCTTTTCTGCGGTGTGGGGACACCGGAATACACCAACAGGAAATTAAAGTACCAGATTGAACACGGTCAGTCCGGAATAATCATTACTCCAGATATGCCTACCAATCATGGTGGAATCGATCCAGACCATCCTATAGCCAGAGGGTTTGCAGCCATTCAGGGTGCACCTATTCATAGCATCGAAGATACTGATGTTATGTTCAAAGGGATAGACTTGGACCATGTAAGCGTAGCCTTTCAGTGGAATAACATGTCAGCGTTGGTTACACTTGCCTGTTTTATTGCCAGTGCCCAGAAAAGGGGGTACGATATAGGCTGTCTCAGGGGATCAATCATAAACGAACCCCTGCACAGCTTCTTCAGTAATCCTTCCGCTCCTTTTGAAAACCTTGAACTGCAAAAGAAAGTATGCGTTGACATCATAGAATATTGTACCAGGAATATGCCCTATTGGCACCCCCAGGTAATTAACGGCTACGATATCAGTCAGACCGGTATAAATGCTTATCAGGAATTGGGTTTTTCCCTTGCCCTGGCGAAGACCTACATTCGTGCTGCCCTGGAACGTGGATTGGAGATTGATCAGTTTGGGGGCAGGATAATGCTTGTATTTACTTCCGACATGGATTTCCTGGAACAGATAGCGAAGTTGCGTGCTGCACGAAGAATGTGGGCAAAAATGATGAGAGAAGAGTTCGGAGCCAAAAATCTCAAAGTTTGTAGGCCTTTTATCACCGTTCATACCGATGGGGCATCTTTAACTGCGCAACAGCCGGTGAATAACATAGTCAGGATTACCCTTGAGGTGCTGGCAGCAGTTTTAGGAGGTGTACAATCGATAGATCCCTGTGGTTATGACGAAGCCCATTGCATACCTTCTTATGAGGCAGCTTTGACCAGCCTGAACATACAGAATATAATTGCCCTTGAGTCAAATGTAGTAAATACTGCTGACCCTTTAGGTGGTTCTTATTACCTGGAATGCCTGACAAATGAAGTTGAGAAACAGGCAAATGCATACCTTCAAAAGATAGAAGCGTTGGGTGGTATCATACCTGCAATTGAAAGCGGGTGGGTACATAAAGAGACAAGAGAAGCTGCTACCAAACGTGAAGAAGAAATAGAAGAAAAAAAGAGAATCCTGGTAGGGGTAAATGAACTTGCTATCCCCAGGGAACAAGAAGTACCCATACCAATCAGCCGGGATGCCTGGCTGGATAGCTCTGCAGAAAATGACCTGGTTGACATTTTCAGGAAATTCAAAGAATCACGTAACGTTCAAGAGGTTAAAGAAAGCCTTAAATACGTTCAGGAAGAAGCAAAAAAACAAAAAAATCTGATGCCTTCTGCCATCGAAGCCGTAAAAGCCAGGGCAACAATGAGCGAGATAATAGGAATAATACGGGAAGCCTACGGTCTATCTTACGATCCTTTTAACATGATTAAGAATCCTTTCTGGGAGGTAAAAAATGGTTGA
- a CDS encoding thiamine pyrophosphate-dependent enzyme has translation MEKEWSTGTPRLWARIPVPLAFCPGCQHGTAIRALCEVIDDLGIEDNTVLIVGIGCSAMAFILTNVDSMMVAHGRPCDVASAMKRILGKDTIIITWQGDGDSIAIGCEPTIHAAARGEKITTFMLNNSNFGTTGGQLAPTTIMGQVTTTTPYGRNHDHGYPIEASEFLGNLRGVAYSARGAFTSPANYQKTKKYMKRALEKQIDGVGYSFVEILTTCPSNWHLSPKESLRRIEEELIPQFPLGEFKNVDKIE, from the coding sequence ATGGAAAAAGAATGGTCTACAGGCACACCCAGGCTTTGGGCTCGTATCCCGGTACCGTTAGCTTTCTGCCCAGGTTGTCAGCATGGTACAGCCATTAGGGCACTTTGTGAGGTTATAGATGATTTAGGGATTGAGGATAATACTGTTTTGATAGTCGGTATAGGCTGTTCTGCTATGGCATTTATACTGACAAATGTGGATTCCATGATGGTTGCCCACGGCAGGCCATGTGATGTGGCTTCCGCCATGAAACGCATCCTTGGTAAGGATACCATAATAATTACCTGGCAGGGAGATGGGGATTCCATAGCTATAGGTTGTGAACCGACGATTCATGCGGCAGCCCGAGGTGAGAAGATTACCACCTTTATGTTGAATAACAGTAACTTTGGGACCACTGGGGGACAGCTAGCTCCAACCACCATAATGGGGCAGGTAACTACTACAACCCCTTATGGGAGAAATCATGACCATGGATACCCTATAGAGGCAAGCGAGTTTTTAGGGAACCTAAGGGGAGTGGCATATTCTGCCAGGGGTGCATTTACAAGCCCTGCAAATTATCAAAAAACCAAGAAATACATGAAAAGGGCACTGGAGAAACAGATAGACGGTGTAGGATATAGCTTCGTGGAGATACTCACTACCTGTCCGTCCAACTGGCACTTATCTCCCAAAGAAAGCCTGAGAAGGATAGAGGAAGAACTGATACCCCAGTTTCCTCTGGGGGAATTCAAAAACGTTGATAAGATTGAATAG
- a CDS encoding cobalamin-dependent protein (Presence of a B(12) (cobalamin)-binding domain implies dependence on cobalamin itself, in one of its several forms, or in some unusual lineages, dependence on a cobalamin-like analog.): MVEKKVKVLVAKPGMDIHERGAIVLCKALKDAGAEVVYTGLWQTGGMIASAALEEDVDAIAVSVLDGNLLTVFSDIREELKKRGIGDVPVVAGGIIQDEIKPALSDLGVTGFYGPKTPLYTITEHIFERATVGKKVMSKVL, encoded by the coding sequence ATGGTTGAAAAAAAGGTAAAGGTTTTAGTCGCCAAACCAGGGATGGATATCCACGAAAGGGGGGCAATAGTATTATGCAAAGCCCTGAAGGATGCCGGAGCCGAAGTTGTCTATACCGGTTTATGGCAGACGGGCGGGATGATTGCCTCAGCAGCCTTAGAGGAGGATGTGGATGCTATTGCCGTAAGCGTTCTGGATGGTAACCTGTTAACTGTTTTCAGTGACATAAGGGAAGAGCTGAAAAAGCGGGGGATTGGAGACGTTCCCGTTGTTGCCGGCGGCATTATCCAGGATGAAATCAAACCGGCTCTATCTGATTTGGGAGTTACTGGTTTTTATGGTCCAAAAACCCCTCTATATACAATAACAGAACATATATTTGAAAGAGCAACAGTGGGGAAAAAGGTAATGTCAAAAGTTTTATGA
- a CDS encoding 2-hydroxyacyl-CoA dehydratase family protein: MGAMDRLSAHMDGRYREIRKKREEGVKIIGYTPGGYMPEELVYASGAIPVCLFRGGDHEAVAESAAYIPRFIDTFCRSQIGYRMLEEEPLYQMVDLLVVPVT, encoded by the coding sequence ATGGGAGCAATGGATCGGCTTTCAGCGCATATGGATGGCAGGTACAGAGAGATAAGGAAAAAGAGAGAAGAGGGGGTAAAGATTATCGGGTATACACCTGGGGGGTACATGCCAGAGGAGTTAGTGTATGCCTCTGGGGCGATACCAGTCTGTCTTTTTCGTGGTGGAGACCATGAAGCAGTAGCAGAGAGTGCGGCTTATATACCACGTTTCATAGACACATTCTGTCGTTCCCAGATTGGGTACAGGATGTTGGAGGAAGAGCCCCTTTACCAGATGGTAGACCTTCTCGTTGTTCCGGTCACGG
- the vorB gene encoding 3-methyl-2-oxobutanoate dehydrogenase subunit VorB → MTERILMQGNEAVGWGALAADCRAFFGYPITPQNEIIEWFAREFPNRGRVFIQSASETGSINMLHGGAATGVRAITSTSSPGWALMQEGMSNLANAELPCVIVLVQRGWNTTRHAQTDYTSVTQGGGYGGYKTIVLAPKSGQEIYDFVQIAFYLADKYRNPVIVLSDAILGQMMESVELRTLDFEPLPEKDWAIRGKASRKDKSKRMSSIAQGMVPTPKYPNLCSFWRHYSEKVNTIKENEARYEAYQVDDAELILVAFGYVARVSKEALLRARKKGLKLGMIRPITLWPFPERIIKEKALQGARFLVIEDNMGQMIEDVKLAAQGHTEVYLISSMERHLPIEEGAIYPEKVLEIIEKLI, encoded by the coding sequence ATGACGGAAAGAATTTTAATGCAAGGAAACGAAGCTGTTGGATGGGGTGCCCTGGCAGCAGATTGCAGAGCCTTCTTTGGCTATCCCATAACACCCCAGAATGAAATCATAGAGTGGTTTGCAAGGGAGTTTCCGAATAGAGGAAGGGTTTTTATTCAGTCTGCCTCTGAGACAGGGTCAATAAACATGCTTCATGGAGGTGCCGCTACCGGCGTCCGGGCAATTACTTCAACATCCAGCCCTGGATGGGCACTTATGCAGGAAGGTATGAGCAATCTTGCCAATGCCGAACTCCCTTGTGTTATTGTCCTTGTACAAAGGGGATGGAATACTACACGGCATGCTCAAACGGATTATACCTCTGTAACTCAGGGGGGTGGATATGGAGGATATAAAACGATTGTTTTGGCCCCTAAGTCGGGACAGGAAATCTATGACTTCGTTCAAATTGCCTTTTATCTGGCTGATAAATACAGAAACCCTGTTATAGTTCTAAGCGATGCAATACTCGGCCAGATGATGGAGTCTGTTGAACTCCGAACTCTGGATTTCGAACCGCTTCCTGAAAAAGATTGGGCAATTAGAGGTAAAGCCAGTCGTAAAGACAAGAGTAAACGTATGTCATCTATAGCACAGGGGATGGTGCCCACCCCAAAATACCCTAACCTCTGTTCATTCTGGCGACACTATAGTGAAAAAGTTAATACTATAAAGGAGAATGAAGCCAGATATGAGGCCTATCAGGTGGATGATGCCGAGTTAATATTGGTGGCATTTGGTTATGTAGCACGAGTGTCTAAAGAAGCATTATTAAGAGCAAGAAAAAAAGGATTAAAGTTAGGTATGATACGACCAATTACGCTCTGGCCTTTCCCTGAGAGAATAATTAAAGAAAAGGCCCTTCAAGGAGCCAGATTCCTGGTAATAGAAGACAATATGGGTCAAATGATAGAGGACGTTAAGCTGGCTGCACAAGGCCATACTGAAGTATATTTAATAAGTTCTATGGAAAGGCATTTACCGATAGAAGAGGGGGCAATCTATCCGGAAAAGGTTCTTGAAATAATAGAGAAACTCATATGA
- a CDS encoding nitronate monooxygenase, whose amino-acid sequence MQWKTKITEMFGVKYPIISGAYGGFGTSEIAAPVSEAGGLGLITAHVLKTPEGLRRDIRMAKSMTDKPIGVNFSIGMFPHEDEMVEVAIEECITVAETSVFKAVKQGTRLKEAGIKWIHKVATVKHALIAEQQGVDAVVIVGMEGTGFKSVDQLPTLIGISWAAKQIKIPIIAAGGISDARTFLAALALGAEGVYLGTAFMATKECPIPDKHKEYIRDTKPDDPKLMNKVLAPPDPKDLERVMKKRGQIPHGEWMSKLERVLLKEDPDEKQDFEVEAVLKLAPASLAVSGIDSIPTVKDFIDSIIQGAEEILTRGIFAGIRG is encoded by the coding sequence ATGCAATGGAAGACGAAGATAACGGAGATGTTTGGAGTAAAGTACCCTATTATTTCGGGGGCATATGGGGGATTTGGCACATCTGAGATTGCAGCCCCGGTGTCTGAAGCAGGAGGGTTGGGATTAATTACTGCTCATGTGTTAAAGACACCGGAAGGACTGAGACGGGATATACGAATGGCAAAATCCATGACTGACAAGCCTATCGGTGTCAATTTCAGTATAGGTATGTTCCCGCATGAAGATGAGATGGTAGAGGTTGCAATAGAAGAATGTATTACAGTGGCAGAAACCTCGGTCTTTAAAGCTGTTAAACAGGGGACCCGATTAAAAGAAGCAGGCATCAAGTGGATCCATAAGGTTGCCACGGTTAAACATGCATTAATTGCAGAACAGCAAGGGGTTGATGCAGTTGTCATCGTTGGCATGGAGGGAACAGGATTTAAGAGTGTTGATCAGCTTCCGACCCTTATTGGAATAAGCTGGGCTGCCAAACAGATTAAGATACCCATCATTGCAGCAGGAGGTATCTCTGATGCCCGAACGTTTTTGGCGGCACTTGCTTTGGGTGCAGAAGGTGTTTATCTCGGTACAGCATTTATGGCAACTAAAGAGTGTCCAATACCGGATAAACACAAGGAATATATCCGTGATACAAAACCGGATGACCCTAAACTTATGAATAAGGTTTTAGCACCCCCTGATCCCAAAGATCTGGAGAGAGTCATGAAGAAGAGGGGGCAGATCCCTCATGGAGAATGGATGTCTAAGCTGGAAAGAGTCCTTTTAAAAGAAGATCCCGACGAAAAGCAGGATTTTGAAGTAGAGGCGGTTCTGAAGCTAGCTCCGGCTTCGCTGGCTGTAAGTGGAATAGACAGCATTCCCACAGTAAAAGATTTTATAGATAGTATTATTCAGGGAGCAGAGGAGATTTTAACAAGAGGAATATTTGCAGGGATTAGGGGTTAG
- a CDS encoding ABC transporter substrate-binding protein — protein sequence MRNKSIFSAMMLLISILVILLYPPVHAKEVRGVTDDTIKVGIIGDRTGPTADLQLQVIQAIQSYHRHINEKGGVHGRKLDLIIDDCGYAIPRAMAAFKKQVYRDKTFGLLLGSSSGFMRLIAPKCDKEKLVFITSALSESMIPPEGKYSQYSFYGVAGYSDGIRLMFDYIINNLKEKNPKIAYIYPDNEMGKAGLHTCEETAKKYGIALVTQEILSPGALDATTQVLNLKKANANYVIAHTYISPTAALLRDARKLGYDANFIGTSPTCNDDVVQMAKKGAEKFVAVTCFSSWYDDTPGTVNMRNITLKYYPGTEKPYRNRYYTQGWAMSMLFVEGLKRAGKDLTSEGMVSALETIKNFDTGGIAGPITITPNHHDGFKYNRFMKSDVGKGIMLPATGWKKVSD from the coding sequence ATGAGAAACAAATCTATCTTTTCAGCTATGATGTTGTTAATTTCGATTCTGGTAATTCTATTGTATCCCCCTGTCCATGCTAAAGAGGTAAGAGGGGTGACGGATGATACGATAAAGGTAGGGATAATCGGAGATCGAACAGGGCCAACCGCCGATTTACAACTTCAGGTCATCCAGGCAATACAGAGCTATCACCGGCATATAAACGAAAAGGGTGGTGTCCATGGCAGGAAGTTGGACCTGATTATCGATGACTGTGGTTATGCTATACCCAGGGCAATGGCAGCCTTTAAGAAACAGGTATATAGAGATAAGACCTTTGGATTACTCTTGGGCAGCTCTTCCGGGTTCATGAGACTTATAGCCCCAAAGTGTGACAAAGAGAAACTCGTCTTTATAACCTCGGCACTGTCAGAGTCAATGATTCCCCCCGAAGGAAAGTATAGCCAATATAGCTTTTATGGCGTAGCAGGCTACTCAGATGGCATCAGATTGATGTTCGATTATATAATAAATAACCTGAAGGAAAAAAATCCAAAGATAGCATATATATATCCCGATAATGAGATGGGTAAAGCAGGACTGCACACTTGCGAGGAGACTGCCAAAAAGTACGGGATTGCTCTGGTAACGCAGGAGATCCTCTCTCCTGGTGCCCTGGATGCTACTACTCAGGTGCTCAATTTAAAGAAAGCCAATGCCAATTATGTTATCGCTCATACCTATATTTCACCAACCGCAGCCTTGTTGAGAGATGCCAGGAAGTTGGGATATGATGCTAACTTCATAGGAACCTCCCCTACCTGTAATGACGATGTGGTACAGATGGCTAAGAAGGGAGCTGAAAAGTTCGTTGCGGTTACATGTTTCTCTTCCTGGTACGATGATACGCCGGGTACGGTCAATATGAGGAATATAACATTAAAGTATTATCCCGGGACGGAGAAGCCATACAGGAACAGGTACTATACCCAGGGTTGGGCGATGAGTATGCTTTTTGTAGAGGGTTTAAAGAGGGCTGGTAAGGACCTTACCTCTGAAGGTATGGTCAGTGCCCTCGAGACTATCAAGAACTTTGATACAGGTGGCATAGCCGGCCCAATCACTATTACCCCAAATCATCATGATGGATTTAAATACAATAGGTTTATGAAATCAGATGTGGGAAAAGGGATAATGCTTCCCGCTACGGGATGGAAAAAGGTATCAGATTAG
- a CDS encoding ABC transporter substrate-binding protein: MRKIKYSSIVLTLISVMICGLCVYSYAGEVRGVTGDTIKIGLIVDMTGPAAAMEVVYAHAHKDYFQWVNEQGGIHGRKIKLLIEDERYTIPAAIAAFKKLVYRDEVLCISGPGGTGQHTALFSQLEKTKMPSFAISISPTMHTPYKRYVFASAGDYVDFTGAIYDFVLNKMKAKAPKIAMVLPDTEAGKVVAEGARKYASFYNQKYYSEVLNVGAVDATSQILRLKSEGVDNIVIAANITDVVSTVLRTCRRFNYTPNVHGVHFACGDEVIEMTGDAAKNYYGVHALSQWHDDTPEMKKVREVFKKYHPNSKPPIGIHQMGWLWGIIISEGLKRAGKDVDSEKLVVALETLKDFDTGGLSGPITYTSKSHKATNYCKMYKTDMGKKRLVAITGWIKPPELKE, encoded by the coding sequence ATGAGAAAAATAAAATATTCGTCCATAGTTTTAACTCTGATTTCAGTTATGATATGCGGGCTGTGTGTATACTCATATGCCGGTGAGGTGAGAGGTGTAACCGGGGACACAATAAAGATTGGATTGATAGTTGATATGACTGGCCCTGCAGCTGCGATGGAGGTCGTCTATGCGCATGCCCACAAGGATTACTTCCAGTGGGTAAACGAGCAGGGTGGTATCCACGGGAGGAAGATAAAACTTCTTATTGAGGATGAAAGGTACACCATACCAGCAGCAATTGCTGCTTTTAAAAAGTTAGTGTACAGGGATGAGGTGCTTTGCATCTCAGGTCCAGGAGGAACAGGGCAGCATACTGCCCTCTTCTCCCAGCTTGAAAAGACTAAAATGCCCTCCTTTGCTATATCTATTTCACCGACGATGCATACCCCTTACAAACGATATGTCTTTGCATCTGCCGGCGATTACGTTGACTTCACTGGTGCGATTTATGATTTTGTATTAAATAAAATGAAGGCAAAAGCTCCAAAGATAGCCATGGTTTTACCGGATACGGAGGCGGGAAAAGTTGTTGCCGAGGGTGCCCGGAAGTACGCAAGTTTTTATAATCAAAAGTACTATAGTGAAGTTCTGAATGTTGGTGCAGTTGATGCTACATCTCAGATACTCAGACTTAAGAGTGAAGGTGTGGATAATATTGTGATAGCGGCTAATATTACAGATGTTGTATCTACGGTATTGAGAACCTGCAGGAGATTTAATTATACCCCCAACGTACATGGGGTTCATTTTGCATGCGGTGATGAGGTCATAGAAATGACGGGAGATGCGGCAAAAAATTATTACGGGGTTCACGCATTAAGCCAGTGGCACGATGATACTCCGGAGATGAAAAAGGTGAGAGAGGTTTTTAAGAAATATCACCCTAACAGCAAACCGCCAATTGGCATACATCAGATGGGTTGGCTTTGGGGGATAATCATATCCGAAGGGCTCAAGAGAGCTGGTAAAGATGTTGATAGTGAAAAGCTGGTAGTTGCCCTTGAGACACTAAAGGACTTTGATACCGGAGGTCTCTCCGGCCCTATTACTTACACGTCCAAATCCCATAAAGCCACCAATTACTGCAAAATGTATAAGACTGACATGGGGAAGAAGAGGCTTGTTGCTATCACTGGTTGGATAAAACCCCCTGAGTTGAAGGAATAA
- a CDS encoding ferredoxin family protein yields the protein MAKGVIQIEENRCMGCGFCEMFCNKGCINMTERVSQFGLPLPDFSNPEDCTACGMCAWMCPHVAIEVYKYV from the coding sequence ATGGCTAAAGGGGTTATTCAAATCGAGGAGAATCGCTGTATGGGTTGTGGTTTTTGTGAAATGTTTTGTAATAAGGGATGTATCAATATGACGGAGAGGGTTTCACAATTTGGGCTGCCTTTGCCCGACTTTAGCAACCCTGAGGATTGTACTGCCTGTGGCATGTGTGCATGGATGTGTCCTCATGTTGCTATTGAGGTTTATAAGTATGTCTAA